In Sodalis ligni, a single genomic region encodes these proteins:
- the apaH gene encoding bis(5'-nucleosyl)-tetraphosphatase (symmetrical) ApaH, whose product MSTYLIGDIHGCFDELKLLLSQVDFNPARDQLWLTGDLVARGPASLEVMRYVRDLGDCVRLVLGNHDLHLLAVYAGISRNKPKDRITPLLEAPDADVLINWLRRQPVLQVDEEKKLVMAHAGITPQWDLATARMCAREVEAVLSSDSYPLFLDSMYGDMPNNWSPELTGLSRLRFCTNAFTRMRFCFPNGQLDMISKDAPDRAPPPLRPWFLLPGPVAQEYGIVFGHWASLEGKGTPEGIYALDTGCCWGGELTMLRWEDKQYFRQPSNRRGESGIEAMPVE is encoded by the coding sequence ATGTCGACTTATTTAATCGGTGATATACACGGCTGCTTTGATGAGCTGAAGCTACTTTTGTCCCAGGTGGATTTTAATCCTGCCCGGGACCAGTTATGGCTGACCGGAGATTTGGTGGCCCGGGGGCCGGCTTCCCTGGAAGTCATGCGATATGTCAGGGATCTGGGGGACTGCGTGCGGCTGGTGCTGGGCAATCATGATTTGCATTTGCTGGCGGTATACGCCGGCATCAGCCGCAACAAGCCCAAGGACCGCATCACGCCGCTGCTGGAAGCGCCGGATGCCGATGTGTTGATCAACTGGCTGCGCCGCCAGCCGGTGCTGCAGGTGGATGAGGAAAAAAAGCTGGTAATGGCCCACGCCGGCATTACGCCGCAGTGGGATTTGGCCACCGCCCGCATGTGCGCCCGCGAAGTGGAAGCGGTGCTGTCCAGCGATAGCTACCCCCTGTTTCTCGATTCCATGTACGGCGACATGCCGAACAACTGGTCTCCTGAGCTTACCGGCCTGTCTCGGCTGCGTTTTTGCACCAACGCCTTTACCCGGATGCGTTTTTGTTTTCCCAACGGCCAGTTGGACATGATAAGCAAAGATGCACCGGATCGCGCCCCCCCTCCCCTGCGCCCCTGGTTTTTGTTGCCCGGACCGGTAGCGCAAGAGTACGGCATTGTCTTCGGCCATTGGGCCTCGCTGGAAGGAAAAGGCACTCCGGAGGGCATTTATGCCCTGGATACCGGCTGCTGCTGGGGCGGCGAATTAACCATGCTGCGCTGGGAAGATAAGCAGTATTTCCGGCAACCGTCCAACCGCCGGGGTGAAAGCGGCATTGAAGCAATGCCGGTGGAATAA
- the folA gene encoding type 3 dihydrofolate reductase: MIISLIAALAVDRVIGLENAMPWHLPADLAWFKRNTLNKPIIMGRKTYESLGQPLPGRRNIVLSRHPAADDGVIWAASASDALAAAGEAEEVMVIGGGNIYQQFLPRAQRLYLTHIDAEIDGDTYFPDYEPDQWQSTFSEFHDADDKNSHSFCFEILERR; encoded by the coding sequence ATGATTATCAGTCTGATTGCCGCCCTGGCGGTAGATCGCGTGATTGGCCTTGAAAACGCCATGCCCTGGCACCTGCCCGCCGATCTGGCATGGTTCAAACGAAACACCCTGAATAAACCGATCATCATGGGCCGCAAGACCTATGAATCCCTTGGACAGCCTTTGCCGGGCCGCCGGAATATCGTGCTCAGCCGCCATCCCGCCGCCGACGATGGGGTCATCTGGGCGGCATCGGCATCAGACGCCCTGGCTGCCGCCGGCGAGGCGGAGGAAGTCATGGTAATCGGCGGGGGCAATATTTATCAGCAATTCCTGCCCCGTGCTCAGCGATTATACCTGACCCACATCGACGCGGAAATCGACGGCGACACCTACTTTCCCGATTACGAGCCGGATCAATGGCAATCCACCTTCAGTGAATTCCACGATGCCGACGACAAGAACAGCCACAGTTTCTGTTTTGAAATTCTGGAGCGGCGTTAG